A window from Culex pipiens pallens isolate TS chromosome 3, TS_CPP_V2, whole genome shotgun sequence encodes these proteins:
- the LOC120413021 gene encoding chymotrypsin-2-like isoform X1, with the protein MVTMKSFPLVGGILAVLYGLVSVNGNEQTKVVGGTQSGERVPHQISLQIMINSLYGFGPKTWAHNCGGSIVSPSYVITAAHCLDGIEASRLSIVSGTNDLRNDGAKGSRRLVASYKIHPEYKELDKCDIGIMRTQEPFVFDASTQPIRYSDTQVGGGESCTLTGWGYTMPIRIGRTPQDLQQAELKTITNEECRSKGFPVNPTEICTFTRVGQGACGGDSGGPLVWNGELIGVVSYGTRFCGIGSPDVFTRVSEFKAWLDANQV; encoded by the exons GCAACGAACAAACCAAGGTCGTCGGTGGCACCCAATCCGGGGAACGCGTCCCCCACCAAATCTCGCTCCAGATCATGATCAACTCACTGTACGGCTTCGGTCCGAAAACCTGGGCCCACAACTGCGGCGGCTCGATAGTGTCCCCAAGCTACGTCATCACGGCCGCCCACTGTCTGGACGGAATCGAGGCATCGCGGCTTTCGATCGTGTCCGGAACGAATGACCTGCGGAATGACGGTGCCAAGGGAAGTCGTCGTCTGGTTGCGTCGTACAAGATCCACCCGGAGTACAAGGAGTTGGACAAGTGTGACATTGGGATCATGCGAACGCAGGAACCGTTCGTGTTCGATGCCAGTACGCAACCGATCCGGTATTCGGACACCCAGGTGGGAGGTGGTGAGAGCTGTACGCTGACCGGATGGGGCTATACGATGCCGATTCGGATTGGGAGGACGCCGCAGGATCTGCAGCAGGCGGAGCTGAAGACGATCACGAACGAGGAGTGTCGCAGCAAGGGATTCCCGGTGAATCCGACGGAGATTTGCACCTTTACGAGGGTGGGACAGGGTGCGTGTGGG GGTGACTCGGGCGGCCCACTGGTCTGGAACGGCGAACTCATCGGCGTGGTGTCGTACGGGACACGCTTCTGCGGCATCGGTTCACCGGACGTGTTCACACGTGTCTCCGAGTTCAAGGCGTGGCTGGACGCGAACCAAGTGTAA
- the LOC120413021 gene encoding chymotrypsin-2-like isoform X2: protein MINSLYGFGPKTWAHNCGGSIVSPSYVITAAHCLDGIEASRLSIVSGTNDLRNDGAKGSRRLVASYKIHPEYKELDKCDIGIMRTQEPFVFDASTQPIRYSDTQVGGGESCTLTGWGYTMPIRIGRTPQDLQQAELKTITNEECRSKGFPVNPTEICTFTRVGQGACGGDSGGPLVWNGELIGVVSYGTRFCGIGSPDVFTRVSEFKAWLDANQV from the exons ATGATCAACTCACTGTACGGCTTCGGTCCGAAAACCTGGGCCCACAACTGCGGCGGCTCGATAGTGTCCCCAAGCTACGTCATCACGGCCGCCCACTGTCTGGACGGAATCGAGGCATCGCGGCTTTCGATCGTGTCCGGAACGAATGACCTGCGGAATGACGGTGCCAAGGGAAGTCGTCGTCTGGTTGCGTCGTACAAGATCCACCCGGAGTACAAGGAGTTGGACAAGTGTGACATTGGGATCATGCGAACGCAGGAACCGTTCGTGTTCGATGCCAGTACGCAACCGATCCGGTATTCGGACACCCAGGTGGGAGGTGGTGAGAGCTGTACGCTGACCGGATGGGGCTATACGATGCCGATTCGGATTGGGAGGACGCCGCAGGATCTGCAGCAGGCGGAGCTGAAGACGATCACGAACGAGGAGTGTCGCAGCAAGGGATTCCCGGTGAATCCGACGGAGATTTGCACCTTTACGAGGGTGGGACAGGGTGCGTGTGGG GGTGACTCGGGCGGCCCACTGGTCTGGAACGGCGAACTCATCGGCGTGGTGTCGTACGGGACACGCTTCTGCGGCATCGGTTCACCGGACGTGTTCACACGTGTCTCCGAGTTCAAGGCGTGGCTGGACGCGAACCAAGTGTAA